One segment of Lytechinus pictus isolate F3 Inbred chromosome 13, Lp3.0, whole genome shotgun sequence DNA contains the following:
- the LOC135156320 gene encoding all-trans-retinol 13,14-reductase-like: MSISSQIVTWAFANPVLLAICVIGALLAMLVARLASKLKPGPNPFAEDCARPPAPVVSDSSARDKVIKQGFTPQRVPKDLDAIVIGSGIGGLSIAGILAKVGKKVLVLEQHDQAGGCCHTFTEKGYEFDVGIHYIGEMANNTITRIYIDQLTEGQLTWDPIDKNFDTVVIGDGKNKKFYPMQSGSKDWFRNSLMSLFPEEEAAIDKFIFYMKEQRKHMQTAFLLKILPMSICQLLISTGMISAMTKYFKYAEISLQRFLDSVTENKDLKAVLSYCFGDYVEFEKQKRSTNHGDYEEATITTKNMSMIDDNEEQLWDDENATHISEDTCP; encoded by the exons ATGTCGATTAGTAGCCAAATTGTTACATGGGCTTTTGCCAATCCAGTTCTGTTGGCAATTTGCGTCATTGGAGCTCTTTTGGCCATGTTAGTGGCTCGACTAGCGTCAAAATTAAAACCAGGTCCCAACCCCTTTGCTGAGGACTGTGCCCGCCCTCCCGCCCCGGTGGTTTCCGACAGCTCTGCTAGAGACAAAGTTATTAAACAAG GGTTCACCCCTCAGAGGGTGCCTAAAGATCTTGATGCCATAGTCATAGGGAGTGGTATCGGTGGTCTGTCCATCGCAGGGATCCTAGCTAAGGTTGGCAAGAAGGTCCTGGTCCTAGAACAACATGACCAGGCCGGGGGATGCTGTCATACCTTCACAGAGAAGGGATATGAATTTGATGTGG GTATTCATTACATTGGTGAGATGGCAAACAACACCATCACCCGGATCTACATCGACCAACTGACGGAGGGCCAGCTCACGTGGGATCCCATTGACAAGAACTTTGACACGGTGGTCATCGGCGACGGCAAAAACAAGAAGTTCTATCCGATGCAATCTGGGAGTAAGGATTGGTTCCGTAATTCTCTGATGTCATTGTTCCCTGAGGAAGAGGCAGCCATTGATAAGTTCATCTTTTATATGAAG GAACAGCGAAAACACATGCAGACTGCTTTCTTGCTCAAGATTCTACCGATGAGCATTTGTCAGCTGTTGATATCCACAGGAATGATCAGTGCTATGACCAAGTACTTTAAGTATGCTGAGATCTCTCTTCAGCGTTTCCTAGACAGTGTCACTGAGAACAAAGACCTGAAGGCTGTCCTCTCATATTGCTTTGGGGATTATG TGGAGTTCGAAAAACAGAAGAGATCGACAAACCACGGCGACTACGAAGAGGCGACGATTACGACGAAGAACATGTCGATGATCGACGACAACGAAGAACAATTATGGGACGATGAAAACGCGACGCACATCAGCGAAGACACGTGTCCTTGA